In Polyodon spathula isolate WHYD16114869_AA chromosome 11, ASM1765450v1, whole genome shotgun sequence, one genomic interval encodes:
- the LOC121322951 gene encoding hydroxycarboxylic acid receptor 2-like, which translates to MIMNSTMHCPSSQSNIAFILVPAVIVEFLLGIPGNVIAFWIFCFHMKIRRPSTVYLLNLVLADFLLILSLPFRIDTLQRGEYWVFGDTMCRINLFMLAANRSASIAFMTVVAIERYFKIVHPYHRINHLSVKQAAAMSCGVWALTLTLTIPLLTSELLQDHNGTLLCRSFSSYNMIPTGILLLYLLYIAEFFLPFSVLLFCTLRIIWVLKRRKMNKDRKIRNAIRVVVVITLMFAMCFGPGIVTGVTALLIKQLSPKDCESFRVAGEWFSVSIAFTYLNSVLDPLIYCFSSTMFRNTLKKSINCLGLCQLEVSRSGSTTNIS; encoded by the coding sequence ATGATAATGAACAGCACCATGCACTGCCCGTCTTCCCAGAGCAACATTGCCTTCATCCTCGTCCCAGCTGTCATCGTGGAGTTCCTGCTGGGGATTCCCGGGAACGTCATCGCCTTTTGGATCTTCTGTTTCCATATGAAAATCCGGCGGCCAAGCACGGTGTACCTGCTTAACCTAGTGCTGGCAGACTTCCTGCTCATCCTCAGCCTGCCATTCAGGATCGACACCCTCCAGAGAGGCGAGTACTGGGTGTTCGGGGACACCATGTGCCGCATCAACCTCTTCATGCTGGCCGCGAACCGCTCGGCCAGCATCGCCTTCATGACGGTGGTGGCCATCGAGCGCTACTTCAAGATCGTCCACCCGTACCACAGGATCAACCATCTGTCTGTGAAGCAGGCTGCTGCAATGTCCTGCGGAGTCTGGGCTTTGACTTTGACTCTGACAATCCCCCTCCTGACCAGCGAGCTCCTCCAGGATCACAACGGCACATTATTGTGCCGCAGCTTCAGCTCTTACAACATGATCCCCACGGGGATCCTCCTGCTCTATCTCCTATACATTGCAGAGTTTTTCCTTCctttctctgtgctgctgttctgcACACTTAGGATCATCTGGGTCCTGAAGCGCCGGAAAATGAACAAGGACCGAAAGATCAGGAACGCCAtcagggtggtggtggtgatcaCATTGATGTTCGCCATGTGCTTCGGGCCGGGGATCGTGACCGGTGTGACCGCGCTCCTCATCAAGCAGCTCAGTCCTAAGGACTGTGAATCTTTCCGGGTGGCGGGGGAGTGGTTCAGCGTCTCCATCGCTTTCACCTACCTGAACAGCGTGCTGGATCCACTCATCTACTGCTTCTCCAGCACCATGTTCAGGAACACTTTGAAGAAGTCCATTAACTGCCTGGGCCTGTGCCAGCTGGAGGTGTCCAGGAGTGGCAGCACCACCAACATCTCCTGA
- the si:ch211-227n13.3 gene encoding uncharacterized protein si:ch211-227n13.3 isoform X1, translating to MKTTKTRRCSEIDNEFENLYKRLIRPSKSNDMRSDAFNYSRLDDRTDQGRLLSRRANKEAAAAATAEAVCYSPILLPVRRLWTEGSNSTLSLNSSSCSSSQGSRSNLSVNIETENQAQQGSEVSMHLGKTDEHSAWRARSPAVLPVEVICILDDDDDDDDEYEYEQEGESKDENDNTLCDEDDCLSVHSGLSDAANSLCTQCLELYWRMRSEIKPVSKTIDYDPSSLSCDEWVLLKRRLPRRFPRTRGKLWNVLRKVRNRKERQGQSACDGNQKERCCWPHVFLQRNLLRCTRKEKFAKGKHAKKKIGRSPSSKVKFKRAKQEEQSDLIYEIIEVKEDHREPGEERKTLGDPLLIQDSDEDNKVRRTQSSDLAKYNRPARFTGPPSASRSARRVTERDTGRRGTRKEGSESLFKSKPPAPSSQPTSSGNFSWLRTGGFRSMLAKLEAPQTTVVKEIW from the exons ATGAAGACTACGAAAACGCGACGCTGTTCGGAGATAGACAACGAGTTTGAAAATCT GTACAAGAGGTTAATAAGACCATCCAAAAGCAATGACATGCGCTCTGATGCCTTTAACTACAGCAGACTAGATGATAGGACAGATCAAGGTCGCCTCCTGTCAAGGAGAGCCaataaagaagcagcagcagcagcaacagcagaagCCGTGTGCTACAGCCCGATCCTGCTACCTGTACGCAGACTCTGGACTGAAGGATCGAATAGCACACTGTCACTCAACAGCTCGTCGTGTTCTAGCAGCCAGGGCTCTCGCAGCAACCTGTCCGTAAACATAGAAACAGAGAACCAAGCGCAACAAGGGAGTGAGGTGAGCATGCACCTCGGCAAGACTGATGAACACAGTGCCTGGAGGGCAAGGAGCCCTGCTGTACTTCCAGTGGAGGTGATCTGCAttttagatgatgatgatgatgatgatgatgaatatgaatatgaacaAGAAGGAGAAAGCAAAGATGAGAATGATAACACTCTGTGTGATGAAGATGACTGCCTGTCTGTGCATTCAGGGCTGTCTGATGCAGCCAACAGCCTCTGCACACAGTGTCTAGAGCTGTACTGGAGAATGAGGAGTGAAATTAAGCCAGTGAGCAAGACAATTGATTACG ATCCTTCTTCCTTGTCCTGTGATGAGTGGGTTCTATTGAAAAGGCGCTTACCACGAAGATTTCCACGGACCAGAGG AAAACTGTGGAACGTTTTGAGGAAAGTAAGGAACAGGAAGGAGAGGCAGGGCCAGTCGGCGTGCGATGGAAACCAAAAGGAAAGGTGCTGCTGGCCGCATGTATTTCTTCAGAG AAACCTGTTAAGATGTACAAGAAAGGAAAAGTTTGCCAAAGGTAAGCATGCAAAGAAGAAAATAGGAAGGAGTCCATCCTCCAAGGTGAAGTTCAAGAGGGCTAAACAAGAAGAGCAGAGTGATctgatttatgaaattattgaaGTGAAGGAGGATCACAGGGAACCTGGAGAAGAGCGCAAGACATTGGGAGACCCGCTGCTCATTCAAGACAGCGATGAAGATAACAAAGTGCGCAGAACGCAGAGTTCTGATCTCGCCAAATACAACCGGCCTGCTCGCTTCACCGGACCCCCGTCTGCTTCTCGGTCTGCAAGGAGAGTGACTGAAAGGGACACAGGGAGGAGGGGTACAAGGAAGGAGGGTTCAGAAAGTCTGTTCAAAAGCAAGCCCCCTGCTCCTAGCAGCCAGCCCACCTCATCAGGTAACTTCTCCTGGCTGCGGACAGGGGGCTTCAGGTCCATGCTTGCCAAGCTGGAAGCACCACAGACCACAGTGGTCAAGGAGATCTGGTGA
- the si:ch211-227n13.3 gene encoding uncharacterized protein si:ch211-227n13.3 isoform X2 produces MRSDAFNYSRLDDRTDQGRLLSRRANKEAAAAATAEAVCYSPILLPVRRLWTEGSNSTLSLNSSSCSSSQGSRSNLSVNIETENQAQQGSEVSMHLGKTDEHSAWRARSPAVLPVEVICILDDDDDDDDEYEYEQEGESKDENDNTLCDEDDCLSVHSGLSDAANSLCTQCLELYWRMRSEIKPVSKTIDYDPSSLSCDEWVLLKRRLPRRFPRTRGKLWNVLRKVRNRKERQGQSACDGNQKERCCWPHVFLQRNLLRCTRKEKFAKGKHAKKKIGRSPSSKVKFKRAKQEEQSDLIYEIIEVKEDHREPGEERKTLGDPLLIQDSDEDNKVRRTQSSDLAKYNRPARFTGPPSASRSARRVTERDTGRRGTRKEGSESLFKSKPPAPSSQPTSSGNFSWLRTGGFRSMLAKLEAPQTTVVKEIW; encoded by the exons ATGCGCTCTGATGCCTTTAACTACAGCAGACTAGATGATAGGACAGATCAAGGTCGCCTCCTGTCAAGGAGAGCCaataaagaagcagcagcagcagcaacagcagaagCCGTGTGCTACAGCCCGATCCTGCTACCTGTACGCAGACTCTGGACTGAAGGATCGAATAGCACACTGTCACTCAACAGCTCGTCGTGTTCTAGCAGCCAGGGCTCTCGCAGCAACCTGTCCGTAAACATAGAAACAGAGAACCAAGCGCAACAAGGGAGTGAGGTGAGCATGCACCTCGGCAAGACTGATGAACACAGTGCCTGGAGGGCAAGGAGCCCTGCTGTACTTCCAGTGGAGGTGATCTGCAttttagatgatgatgatgatgatgatgatgaatatgaatatgaacaAGAAGGAGAAAGCAAAGATGAGAATGATAACACTCTGTGTGATGAAGATGACTGCCTGTCTGTGCATTCAGGGCTGTCTGATGCAGCCAACAGCCTCTGCACACAGTGTCTAGAGCTGTACTGGAGAATGAGGAGTGAAATTAAGCCAGTGAGCAAGACAATTGATTACG ATCCTTCTTCCTTGTCCTGTGATGAGTGGGTTCTATTGAAAAGGCGCTTACCACGAAGATTTCCACGGACCAGAGG AAAACTGTGGAACGTTTTGAGGAAAGTAAGGAACAGGAAGGAGAGGCAGGGCCAGTCGGCGTGCGATGGAAACCAAAAGGAAAGGTGCTGCTGGCCGCATGTATTTCTTCAGAG AAACCTGTTAAGATGTACAAGAAAGGAAAAGTTTGCCAAAGGTAAGCATGCAAAGAAGAAAATAGGAAGGAGTCCATCCTCCAAGGTGAAGTTCAAGAGGGCTAAACAAGAAGAGCAGAGTGATctgatttatgaaattattgaaGTGAAGGAGGATCACAGGGAACCTGGAGAAGAGCGCAAGACATTGGGAGACCCGCTGCTCATTCAAGACAGCGATGAAGATAACAAAGTGCGCAGAACGCAGAGTTCTGATCTCGCCAAATACAACCGGCCTGCTCGCTTCACCGGACCCCCGTCTGCTTCTCGGTCTGCAAGGAGAGTGACTGAAAGGGACACAGGGAGGAGGGGTACAAGGAAGGAGGGTTCAGAAAGTCTGTTCAAAAGCAAGCCCCCTGCTCCTAGCAGCCAGCCCACCTCATCAGGTAACTTCTCCTGGCTGCGGACAGGGGGCTTCAGGTCCATGCTTGCCAAGCTGGAAGCACCACAGACCACAGTGGTCAAGGAGATCTGGTGA